A region of the Myxococcus stipitatus DSM 14675 genome:
CCTCGCGAAGCGGGAATTTCTCGCGCTCGAACAGGCGCCGGCACTGATTGAACTTCAACGCAGGCTCCAGTCCTTCTTCGACCCATCAGGGCTGCTCAATCCGCGGAAAATCTTCCCCGCGCTCGTGCGTTCTCACTGAGTGTCAGGACGAGCACGCCGCCGACGTCGCGCTCCTCAACCTTACAAGTCACCGGAAGCGCATGCCCGCCACCCTCCATGGGGCGCGGGTCGACAGTCGAAACAGATTTCGGCGACGGAATGAGAAACCCTTTCGCTCGTTGGGCGTCCTAGAGGCAGGTGGACGCGAGTCGGCGGGGACGGCGCGTCCGGCATCGAACGGAGGACGGGAAATCATGGCCAACTCGACGAAGTTTGCGGCGGAGGGCCTGTCGCAATATCTGCGTCATCTGGGGGGACACCAGCAACTGACGCGCGAGCAGGAGTACGAGCTGGCGCGCCGCGCTCGCAAGGGTGACGAGTCCGCGAGACAGACGCTCGCCACTTCCAATCTGGCCTTCGTCGTCGCGGTGGCGAAGAAGTTCGCCAACCGGGGTGCGCGACTGGATGACCTCATCCAGGAAGGCAACGTGGGTTTGATGAAGGCGATCGAGCACTTCGACCCCAAGAAGAACGTGCGCTTCGCGACGTACGCGGTGTGGTGGATTCGCGCCTACATCACCCGCTACCTGAAGGACAACCGCAGCCAGGTCCGCGGCGGCGAGGCCGAGCGCGGCAGCATGGTGGACTTCTCGCTGGATGCTTCCATCGATGAGGAGGGTGAGACCACCTTCCTGGACCGCTTGGAAGACGGCGGGCCGTCGCCTCAGGACGTGTTCCTCTCCAACGAGCAGGACACTGAAATCCAGGACGCGCTCACCAAGGTCCGCAAGCGCATTGGCGACCTGGGCTGGGACATCCTCACGGAGCGGCTGACGCAGGACAAGCCGCTCACGCTGGAGGAACTGGGGCAGCGCTGGGGCGTGTCGCGCGAGCGCGTGCGCCAGGTGGAGCTCAAGACGAAGAACTTCCTGGAGCGCTACCTGTCGGCCTTCAACGAGAACGAAGAGCAGGCGTTCCTGGACGCGGCCTGACGCTCGGCCCCACCTGGGGCGATGGACACACGGGGCGGGACTGGCAAGGTCTTCTGAGCTTGCCGGGCCCGCCCTTCGTTTTGACGGGGAATGCCGCTCCGCATGGTTTGCGTGCGGCCGAGCGTGCGTGTTAATCCCCGGTTATGCGCCTGATTTTACTTGTGTTGTGCGTGCTCGTGGCCGGTTCGGCGGGGGCTGCGGAGACCGAGGTTCTGGCCAAGCTCGACGCTTTGCATGGCAAGCGAGCGGAGCCCGCTGCCGCGAAGGAGCTGGAGGCGGAGCTCAAGAAGGCACTCACGGCGACCCCTGACGACTTCGACCTGGTCTGGCGCCAGGCGCGCCTCCTCCAGTGGCAGGCGGACGGGGCCACGGCGGAGAAGCTCAAGAAGGTCCTGGGCCGGCAGACGTGGGACGCCGCGGAGAAGGCGGTGAAGCTGGCGCCTGAGCGCGTGGAAGGCCACTACTACGCGGCCGCGGGTATCGGCGCCTACTCTCAGGCTGTGGGGGTGATGAAGGCGCTGGGCGAGGGGCTCGAGGGCAAGTTCAACGAGCGCATCGACACGGCCATCAAGATTGATTCCGACTTCGGTCTGGGCGCGCCGCTGCTCGTGAAGGGTCGCTACTTCTACGAGCTGCCGTGGCCCAAGCGGGACCTGGGCAAGTCGGCGGATTACTACCAGAAGGTCATCAAGAAGCACCCGGAGATGCTGCGTGCGTATCTCTTCCTCGCGGAGACACTCTTGAAGGACGACAAGGCCAAGGAG
Encoded here:
- a CDS encoding sigma-70 family RNA polymerase sigma factor, which encodes MANSTKFAAEGLSQYLRHLGGHQQLTREQEYELARRARKGDESARQTLATSNLAFVVAVAKKFANRGARLDDLIQEGNVGLMKAIEHFDPKKNVRFATYAVWWIRAYITRYLKDNRSQVRGGEAERGSMVDFSLDASIDEEGETTFLDRLEDGGPSPQDVFLSNEQDTEIQDALTKVRKRIGDLGWDILTERLTQDKPLTLEELGQRWGVSRERVRQVELKTKNFLERYLSAFNENEEQAFLDAA